From the genome of Odocoileus virginianus isolate 20LAN1187 ecotype Illinois chromosome 16, Ovbor_1.2, whole genome shotgun sequence, one region includes:
- the NR2F2 gene encoding COUP transcription factor 2 isoform X3 has protein sequence MPPTQPSHGQFALTNGDPLNCHSYLSGYISLLLRAEPYPTSRFGSQCMQPNNIMGIENICELAARMLFSAVEWARNIPFFPDLQITDQVALLRLTWSELFVLNAAQCSMPLHVAPLLAAAGLHASPMSADRVVAFMDHIRIFQEQVEKLKALHVDSAEYSCLKAIVLFTSDACGLSDVAHVESLQEKSQCALEEYVRSQYPNQPTRFGKLLLRLPSLRTVSSSVIEQLFFVRLVGKTPIETLIRDMLLSGSSFNWPYMAIQ, from the exons ATGCCGCCCACCCAGCCGAGCCACGGGCAGTTCGCGCTGACCAACGGGGACCCCCTCAACTGCCACTCCTACCTGTCCGGATATATTTCTCTGCTGCTGCGCGCGGAGCCCTACCCCACGTCGCGCTTCGGCAGCCAGTGCATGCAGCCCAATAACATCATGGGCATCGAGAACATTTGCGAACTGGCCGCGCGGATGCTGTTCAGCGCCGTCGAGTGGGCCCGGAACATCCCCTTCTTCCCCGACCTGCAGATCACCGACCAGGTGGCCCTGCTCCGCCTCACCTGGAGCGAGCTGTTCGTTCTGAACGCGGCCCAGTGCTCCATGCCCCTCCACGTCGCCCCGCTCCTGGCCGCCGCCGGCCTCCACGCCTCGCCCATGTCCGCCGACCGGGTGGTCGCCTTTATGGACCACATACGGATCTTCCAAGAGCAAGTGGAAAAGCTAAAAGCGCTGCACGTCGACTCCGCCGAGTACAGCTGCCTCAAGGCCATAGTCCTGTTCACCTCAG ATGCCTGTGGTCTCTCTGATGTAGCCCATGTGGAAAGCTTGCAGGAAAAGTCCCAGTGTGCTTTGGAAGAATACGTTAGGAGCCAGTACCCCAACCAACCAACACGATTCGGAAAGCTTTTGCTTCGCCTCCCTTCCCTCCGCACGGTCTCCTCCTCAGTCATAGAGCAATTGTTTTTCGTCCGTTTGGTAGGTAAAACCCCCATCGAAACCCTCATCCGGGATATGTTACTGTCTGGCAGCAGTTTTAACTGGCCGTATATGGcaattcaataa
- the NR2F2 gene encoding COUP transcription factor 2 isoform X1 — MAMVVSTWRDPQDEVPGSQGSQASQAPPVPGPPPGAPHTPQTPGQGGPASTPAQTAAGGQGGPGGPGGDKQQQQQHIECVVCGDKSSGKHYGQFTCEGCKSFFKRSVRRNLSYTCRANRNCPIDQHHRNQCQYCRLKKCLKVGMRREAVQRGRMPPTQPSHGQFALTNGDPLNCHSYLSGYISLLLRAEPYPTSRFGSQCMQPNNIMGIENICELAARMLFSAVEWARNIPFFPDLQITDQVALLRLTWSELFVLNAAQCSMPLHVAPLLAAAGLHASPMSADRVVAFMDHIRIFQEQVEKLKALHVDSAEYSCLKAIVLFTSDACGLSDVAHVESLQEKSQCALEEYVRSQYPNQPTRFGKLLLRLPSLRTVSSSVIEQLFFVRLVGKTPIETLIRDMLLSGSSFNWPYMAIQ, encoded by the exons ATGGCAATGGTAGTCAGCACGTGGCGCGACCCCCAGGACGAGGTGCCCGGTTCTCAGGGCAGCCAGGCCTCGCAGGCGCCGCCCGTGCCCGGCCCGCCGCCTGGCGCCCCGCACACGCCACAGACGCCCGGCCAAGGGGGCCCGGCCAGCACGCCGGCCCAGACGGCAGCCGGCGGCCAGGGCGGCCCTGGCGGGCCGGGCGGCgacaaacagcagcagcagcagcacatcgAGTGCGTGGTTTGCGGGGACAAGTCGAGCGGCAAGCACTACGGCCAGTTCACGTGCGAAGGCTGCAAGAGCTTCTTCAAGCGCAGCGTGCGGAGGAACCTGAGCTACACGTGCCGCGCCAACCGGAACTGTCCCATCGACCAGCACCACCGCAACCAGTGTCAGTACTGCCGCCTCAAAAAGTGCCTCAAAGTGGGCATGAGACGGGAAG CCGTGCAGAGGGGCAGGATGCCGCCCACCCAGCCGAGCCACGGGCAGTTCGCGCTGACCAACGGGGACCCCCTCAACTGCCACTCCTACCTGTCCGGATATATTTCTCTGCTGCTGCGCGCGGAGCCCTACCCCACGTCGCGCTTCGGCAGCCAGTGCATGCAGCCCAATAACATCATGGGCATCGAGAACATTTGCGAACTGGCCGCGCGGATGCTGTTCAGCGCCGTCGAGTGGGCCCGGAACATCCCCTTCTTCCCCGACCTGCAGATCACCGACCAGGTGGCCCTGCTCCGCCTCACCTGGAGCGAGCTGTTCGTTCTGAACGCGGCCCAGTGCTCCATGCCCCTCCACGTCGCCCCGCTCCTGGCCGCCGCCGGCCTCCACGCCTCGCCCATGTCCGCCGACCGGGTGGTCGCCTTTATGGACCACATACGGATCTTCCAAGAGCAAGTGGAAAAGCTAAAAGCGCTGCACGTCGACTCCGCCGAGTACAGCTGCCTCAAGGCCATAGTCCTGTTCACCTCAG ATGCCTGTGGTCTCTCTGATGTAGCCCATGTGGAAAGCTTGCAGGAAAAGTCCCAGTGTGCTTTGGAAGAATACGTTAGGAGCCAGTACCCCAACCAACCAACACGATTCGGAAAGCTTTTGCTTCGCCTCCCTTCCCTCCGCACGGTCTCCTCCTCAGTCATAGAGCAATTGTTTTTCGTCCGTTTGGTAGGTAAAACCCCCATCGAAACCCTCATCCGGGATATGTTACTGTCTGGCAGCAGTTTTAACTGGCCGTATATGGcaattcaataa
- the NR2F2 gene encoding COUP transcription factor 2 isoform X2 — MQAVWDLEQGKYGFAVQRGRMPPTQPSHGQFALTNGDPLNCHSYLSGYISLLLRAEPYPTSRFGSQCMQPNNIMGIENICELAARMLFSAVEWARNIPFFPDLQITDQVALLRLTWSELFVLNAAQCSMPLHVAPLLAAAGLHASPMSADRVVAFMDHIRIFQEQVEKLKALHVDSAEYSCLKAIVLFTSDACGLSDVAHVESLQEKSQCALEEYVRSQYPNQPTRFGKLLLRLPSLRTVSSSVIEQLFFVRLVGKTPIETLIRDMLLSGSSFNWPYMAIQ; from the exons CCGTGCAGAGGGGCAGGATGCCGCCCACCCAGCCGAGCCACGGGCAGTTCGCGCTGACCAACGGGGACCCCCTCAACTGCCACTCCTACCTGTCCGGATATATTTCTCTGCTGCTGCGCGCGGAGCCCTACCCCACGTCGCGCTTCGGCAGCCAGTGCATGCAGCCCAATAACATCATGGGCATCGAGAACATTTGCGAACTGGCCGCGCGGATGCTGTTCAGCGCCGTCGAGTGGGCCCGGAACATCCCCTTCTTCCCCGACCTGCAGATCACCGACCAGGTGGCCCTGCTCCGCCTCACCTGGAGCGAGCTGTTCGTTCTGAACGCGGCCCAGTGCTCCATGCCCCTCCACGTCGCCCCGCTCCTGGCCGCCGCCGGCCTCCACGCCTCGCCCATGTCCGCCGACCGGGTGGTCGCCTTTATGGACCACATACGGATCTTCCAAGAGCAAGTGGAAAAGCTAAAAGCGCTGCACGTCGACTCCGCCGAGTACAGCTGCCTCAAGGCCATAGTCCTGTTCACCTCAG ATGCCTGTGGTCTCTCTGATGTAGCCCATGTGGAAAGCTTGCAGGAAAAGTCCCAGTGTGCTTTGGAAGAATACGTTAGGAGCCAGTACCCCAACCAACCAACACGATTCGGAAAGCTTTTGCTTCGCCTCCCTTCCCTCCGCACGGTCTCCTCCTCAGTCATAGAGCAATTGTTTTTCGTCCGTTTGGTAGGTAAAACCCCCATCGAAACCCTCATCCGGGATATGTTACTGTCTGGCAGCAGTTTTAACTGGCCGTATATGGcaattcaataa